Proteins encoded by one window of Salvia splendens isolate huo1 chromosome 14, SspV2, whole genome shotgun sequence:
- the LOC121764603 gene encoding splicing factor 3B subunit 6-like protein, translating to MAAAISLRKGNTRLPPEVNRVLYIRNLPFNITSEEMYDIFGKYGAIRQIRIGTNKDTRGTAFVVYEDIYDAKTAVDHLSGFNVANRYLIVLYYQQAKMGKKFDQKKKEEEIQKLQEKYGISTPKDK from the coding sequence ATGGCGGCAGCAATCAGCCTCCGCAAAGGGAACACCCGGCTCCCGCCGGAGGTGAACCGCGTGCTCTACATTCGGAACCTTCCGTTCAACATTACGAGCGAGGAGATGTACGACATCTTCGGCAAGTACGGGGCGATACGGCAGATCCGCATTGGCACCAACAAGGACACTCGAGGCACCGCCTTCGTGGTCTACGAGGATATCTACGACGCCAAGACCGCCGTCGACCACCTCTCCGGCTTCAACGTGGCGAACCGGTACCTGATCGTCCTCTATTACCAGCAGGCGAAGATGGGGAAGAAGTTCGAccagaagaagaaggaggaagaaatCCAGAAGCTCCAGGAGAAGTACGGCATCTCCACGCCCAAAGATAAGTAG